From Mycolicibacterium nivoides, a single genomic window includes:
- a CDS encoding YceD family protein yields MATHAKSAGRGGPERRFDSRSPLVIDVSRLGRRPGSFLAYQETVPSPVRIGAELVAIEKGAPLDLDLQLQSVSEGVLVSGTVSAPTVGECARCLTELTGDVEIDLTELYAYPDSTTDETTEADEMGRVGASGHADTVNLEQPIIDAVGLALPFSPLCRPDCPGLCPDCGVALATAEPGHHHDKIDPRWAKLAAMMPDDERPGGDE; encoded by the coding sequence ATGGCGACGCATGCGAAATCAGCTGGACGGGGAGGGCCTGAGAGGCGCTTTGATTCCCGGTCGCCGCTGGTGATCGATGTCTCCCGACTCGGCCGGCGCCCGGGTTCGTTCCTGGCTTACCAGGAGACGGTGCCGAGTCCGGTGCGGATCGGGGCCGAGCTGGTCGCCATCGAGAAGGGCGCACCGCTCGACCTCGACCTGCAATTGCAGTCGGTGTCGGAGGGCGTGCTGGTCAGTGGGACCGTATCGGCCCCCACCGTCGGCGAATGTGCGCGCTGCCTGACCGAACTCACCGGTGACGTCGAGATCGACCTCACCGAGCTCTACGCGTACCCCGACAGCACTACCGACGAGACGACCGAGGCCGACGAGATGGGCCGGGTGGGCGCCTCCGGTCATGCCGACACGGTGAACCTGGAACAGCCGATCATCGACGCTGTCGGATTGGCGTTGCCGTTCTCCCCGCTGTGCCGTCCTGACTGCCCGGGACTGTGCCCCGATTGCGGTGTCGCACTGGCCACCGCAGAGCCGGGGCACCACCACGACAAGATCGATCCCCGCTGGGCCAAGCTGGCGGCGATGATGCCCGACGACGAGCGCCCCGGGGGCGACGAGTGA
- the rnc gene encoding ribonuclease III yields the protein MTDATDSHAALLEVLGVDLPAELLTIALTHRSYSYENGGLPTNERLEFLGDAVLGLTITEELYHRHPERSEGDLAKLRASIVNTQALADVGRGLTDGGLGSHLLLGKGEENSGGADKSSILADGVESLLGAIYLQHGLTTSREVILRLFGELLDTAPTLGAGLDWKSSLQELTASRGLGAPTYVVTSTGPDHDKEFSASVVVADVEYGRGVGRNKKEAELKAAAAAWNALDNA from the coding sequence GTGACCGACGCGACCGACTCGCATGCGGCGCTGCTGGAAGTACTCGGCGTCGACTTGCCCGCCGAACTGCTCACCATCGCGTTGACGCATCGCAGCTACTCCTACGAGAACGGCGGCCTGCCGACCAACGAGCGGCTGGAGTTTCTCGGCGACGCGGTGCTGGGGTTGACGATCACCGAGGAGCTCTATCACCGCCACCCCGAGCGGTCGGAGGGTGACCTGGCCAAGCTCCGGGCCAGCATCGTCAACACCCAGGCTCTCGCCGATGTCGGCCGTGGGCTCACCGACGGCGGCCTCGGCAGCCACCTGCTGCTGGGCAAGGGGGAGGAGAACTCCGGCGGTGCCGACAAGTCGAGCATTCTCGCCGATGGCGTCGAATCCCTGCTCGGCGCAATCTATCTGCAGCACGGACTGACCACTTCGCGTGAGGTGATCCTGCGGTTGTTCGGTGAACTGCTCGACACCGCCCCGACGCTGGGAGCCGGTCTGGACTGGAAGAGCAGCCTGCAGGAGCTGACCGCGTCCCGCGGGCTCGGTGCACCCACCTATGTGGTGACGTCCACCGGGCCCGACCACGACAAGGAATTCTCGGCGTCGGTGGTGGTGGCCGATGTCGAATACGGCAGGGGCGTGGGGCGCAACAAGAAAGAGGCCGAGCTCAAGGCGGCGGCCGCGGCCTGGAACGCACTCGACAATGCGTGA
- the mutM gene encoding bifunctional DNA-formamidopyrimidine glycosylase/DNA-(apurinic or apyrimidinic site) lyase, protein MPELPEVEVVRRGLQEHVAGKTISAVRVHHPRAVRRHEAGPADLTARLLGARITGTGRRGKYLWLTLGEDGSQDATDALVVHLGMSGQMLLGPLRDDRHLRIAALLDDGTALSFVDQRTFGGWQLADLVTVDGAALPEPVAHIARDPLDPRFDRDSVVTVLRRKHSEIKRQLLDQTVVSGIGNIYADEALWRTKVNGARTAALLPRRRLAEVLDAAAAVMTDALSQGGTSFDSLYVNVNGESGYFERSLDAYGREGEPCRRCGAVMRREKFMNRSSFYCPKCQPRPRG, encoded by the coding sequence ATGCCCGAACTGCCCGAGGTAGAGGTCGTCCGCCGCGGGTTGCAGGAACATGTTGCGGGCAAGACGATTTCAGCGGTACGCGTGCATCATCCGCGTGCCGTACGCCGTCACGAGGCCGGTCCCGCCGATCTGACCGCGCGACTGCTGGGCGCCCGCATCACCGGAACCGGCCGCCGGGGCAAGTACCTCTGGCTGACGCTGGGGGAGGATGGCAGCCAGGACGCGACCGATGCCCTGGTGGTGCATCTGGGGATGAGCGGCCAGATGCTGTTGGGGCCGCTGCGCGACGACCGGCATCTGCGGATCGCCGCGCTGCTCGACGACGGCACGGCCCTGAGCTTCGTCGACCAACGGACGTTCGGGGGCTGGCAGCTGGCCGATCTGGTGACGGTCGACGGCGCCGCGTTGCCCGAGCCTGTCGCTCACATCGCGCGCGATCCGCTCGACCCGCGCTTCGATCGAGACAGCGTGGTTACCGTGTTGCGGCGCAAGCACTCTGAGATCAAGCGTCAGCTGCTCGACCAGACCGTGGTATCTGGTATCGGCAACATCTACGCCGACGAGGCGCTGTGGCGGACCAAGGTCAACGGCGCCAGAACCGCCGCCCTGCTGCCGCGCCGCCGGCTGGCCGAAGTGCTCGATGCCGCCGCCGCGGTGATGACCGATGCGCTCAGCCAGGGTGGTACGTCATTCGATTCGCTCTATGTGAACGTCAACGGCGAATCGGGCTACTTCGAGCGGTCTTTGGACGCCTACGGCCGCGAAGGGGAGCCGTGCCGGCGGTGCGGCGCGGTGATGCGCCGCGAGAAGTTCATGAACCGATCGTCGTTCTACTGCCCGAAATGTCAGCCCCGTCCCCGGGGCTGA
- a CDS encoding OsmC family protein: MTELWVDRTGVRRYVGRSSRGAEVLVGSEDVEGVFTPGELMKIALAACSGMSSDQPLRRRLGDDYPATIRVSGPADREQERYPLLEEKLEIDLSGLSESEVARLLTVVERAIDQVCTVGRTLKSGTEVKFEVATR, from the coding sequence ATGACCGAACTTTGGGTTGACCGCACCGGCGTGCGCCGGTATGTCGGGCGCAGTTCGCGCGGTGCAGAGGTACTCGTCGGCAGTGAGGACGTCGAGGGCGTGTTCACCCCGGGTGAGCTGATGAAGATCGCCCTCGCGGCGTGCAGCGGGATGTCCAGCGATCAGCCACTGCGCCGGCGTCTGGGCGACGACTATCCGGCGACCATCAGGGTGTCCGGGCCGGCGGACCGGGAGCAGGAGCGCTACCCGCTGCTGGAGGAGAAACTCGAAATCGACCTGTCGGGTCTTTCGGAGTCCGAGGTGGCCAGGCTGTTGACCGTGGTCGAGCGCGCCATCGACCAGGTCTGCACGGTGGGCCGCACCCTCAAGTCCGGCACCGAGGTGAAGTTCGAGGTCGCCACTCGATGA
- a CDS encoding acylphosphatase: MTGPELPAAGPDAEVRLSAWVHGHVQGVGFRWWTRARALELGLTGFASNRPDGRVHVVAQGPRAKCQRLLELLQSGETPGSVDNVVADWADADAPMAGFHER, encoded by the coding sequence ATGACCGGCCCGGAACTCCCCGCGGCCGGGCCCGACGCCGAAGTGCGTCTGAGTGCCTGGGTGCACGGTCATGTGCAGGGCGTGGGGTTCCGGTGGTGGACCCGGGCACGGGCGCTGGAGCTCGGTCTGACCGGGTTTGCTTCGAATCGGCCCGACGGCCGGGTGCACGTCGTGGCGCAGGGGCCGCGCGCGAAATGTCAGCGATTGCTTGAGCTGCTGCAGAGCGGTGAAACCCCAGGGTCGGTGGATAACGTCGTCGCAGATTGGGCGGATGCCGACGCCCCGATGGCGGGGTTTCACGAACGGTAG